TGGACGGACCGATGACAGAGGGGTTACCTATGTCCCCAATCGCGGCAAAAGGCGCTGTTCGGGCGCGGATGTGGCTCGACGCGCTCGCCGCGCACGACGCCGGTCGGGTGCGCGTCACCGAGGTGCGCGCGGCGAGCTATCTGGGCCGGGACGCCGGATCGGTATTCAACTTCCTGGTGACGCTGAAAGTGATCGCGGGACAACCGGCCTCGTACCCCGGCGATCCGGACGCGCTCAAGAGTTGGTCGTATGTCGACGATGTCGCACGTACCCTGGCGACCGTCGCCCGCGACGACCGCGCCTGGGGCCGGGCCTGGCATGTGCCGTCGACGGTGATGTCGCTGCGCGATCTGGTGGCCCGGCTGGCGAAGGTCGCGGGTGCGCCCGAGCCACAGCTGGTTCCGATGTCCAGAGTGGATCTGGCCTGGGCGGGTGCGACCGACCCGATCTCCGCCGAACTGATCGAAATGCTCTACCAATTCGAGCACCCCGACGTGCTCGACTCGAGCCTGACCCAGCGCACGTTCGGCCTGTCGCCGACCCTCATCGACGAGGTACTCGCCGACACCGCCCTCTTCGGCACTTCCGCCGTTTAGTGTTCGGCCAATCGACCATCCCAGATCTTGCCCGGAGCGTCGATTCACAGCTGCCAACGACTCGGTGCGGCAAGCCTGACACGGAATGCACTCTTCTGCCGCTTCCCGCGCCACCGCACGCTACGGCAAAGCGCTGACAGCCACACAGCTAATGCGTCAGGTCCAAGCGACCAGCAACACTGCTGACAACAACTGACGTGAGCTGTACGGGGCTAGATAACGGGCGGGCACTGCTTCTGACAGCAGGCGAGCCGCGAGTCCGGTGGTGAATGGTTCATGTGGCGCGACGAGTCCGCCACGCTCGTCGCCTCGGTTTGTCTCAACTGGCAGGATCCGGAGTTCTGGGGCGCGGACGACGACACCGAAGTGGGCTACCAATGATCCGCCAGTGCGACCGCACCCTCGCCGGCGGCGTCACCCGGCAACGCCTGGACAGTGCCGCCGATAACCAGATTCTCCGAAAGAATTACACCGCACAAGGTTCATCGACCACTGGGAGACAACGCTGCCGCCCCAATTCCACGGAACCACGCACCTCATCCTGATGGAGTAACTACACAGCTACTAACCCGGTGTCCGAGGTCGCTCAGCCCCGGAAACGGTCGCGGACCTCGTCGTGCAGGAGCCCGTTGGTGGCGATGGCGTCGCCGCCGTGCGGGCCCGGTTTGCCGTCGAGAGAGGTGAAGCGGCCGCCCGCTTCCCGGACGAGGATGTCCAGAGCGGCCAGATCCCACAGGGACACTTCGGGTTCGGTGGCGATGTCGACGGCGCCCTCGGCGACCAGGCAGTAGCTGAGGAAATCGCCGTAGCCGCGCACCCGCCAGACGTCGTCGGTCAGTGTGATGAAGTCGTCGCGCAGACCGCGGTCGCGCCAGCCGGACAGGCTGGAAAACGCCAGACTCGCCGAGCTCAACTCGCCGACGGCGGAGACCGAAATCTCCTTGGCCGCCCCCGATTCGAAGCTCGACCACGCACCCGAACCGGCGGCGGCCCACCACCGCCGGGCCAGCGCGGGCGCGCTCACCACACCGACGACCGGCTCGCCGTCCTCCAGCAGCGCGATCAGCGTCGCCCAGATCGGCACCCGCCGCACGAAGTTCTTCGTGCCGTCGATCGGATCGACCACCCACTGCCTTCCGCTGAACTCGGCGGCGCCGCCGAACTCCTCACCGAGCACCGCGTCGGCCTGCCGCGTCTCGGACAGCACCTGCCGGATCGCCTTCTCCACGGCCAGGTCGGCATCCGAGACCGGCGTCAGATCCGGCTTCGCGTCGACTTTCAGATCCAGCGCACCGAAGCGGGCCCGGGTGATGGCGTCGGCCGCATCGGCCAGTCGCAGGGCGAGTTCGAGATCGGAGGAGTACGAGGAGTACACAGCCACGCCCCGCACCCTATCGGTCCAGTGCAGGCCGACCGCGCTCACCGACGTCCGAGTGCGGGGCAGCCGACCGTGCCGCACCGATACGGCACCGCGACGCGCGGTGACGGCGGACGCGAGCTTTCGACGCTTCTGTCCGGACCCTCGATGCTCCACCCGCATCAACGGCGCACCCACGCCCCAGCTCGCACTTTATCGAGGGGCCCGCTGTGCCGGGCCCTTCGACGCAGTTCCGCGAAGCTGCGGCGCCACGTGGAGACAACTACCCACCCGCCCCGGCACTCACGCCGCCGCCTGAACTGCGCGAGCGGTGTTCAGTGCGCCCGCCCACCACAACAATTGGTCCAGCATCGCCGCTGCGGCCGCGGCGGGCTCATCGGGTTCCAGCAGCCGGCCCTCGGCGTCGAAGAGCAGGTAGTAGCGCGGGAACGAAACGTAATCGCGGACGGTGTGCGCGTTCAGTTCGTTGAAGATCTGGCGCAGGTGCTCGATGGCGAGCAGGCCGCCACTGGCGCCGCTGTAGCCGACAAACCCGATCGCCTTGGCGTCCCACTGGGTGTAGTGCCAGTCGATGGCGGCCTTCAGCGCGGCCGGGATGCTGCGGTTGTAGTCGGGCGTGACGATGACGAACGCGTCAGCCGCCGTGAGCCGACGGGTGAGCTCGATCATGCCCTCTGGTCGCTGGGGGTTCGGCTCCAGCGCCGGGGAAACGGCGGGTAGTTCGAGCGGCAGGTGCGCCTCGGCCAGATCGATGACGTCCACGTCGAACGCATCGTGCCGCCGTGCCTGCTCGGTGAACCACGAGGCCACGACGGGTCCGAAGCGGCCATCCCGGACGCTGCCGATGATCACCGCGAGCTTCAGTGGGGCGTTGGACATGCTGTTCCTCCTCGGATCACAGAACGGCCTGGTCGGGCCGCAGGTCCCAATCTGCTGCCCGGCAGGAAGGCGAGGAAGACCGCCACAAGAGTGGTAGTGACAGGGACACGCTCCGACGGTTTCTCCTTGTTACCGTTCGAGGGGTGAGCGACAACGAGCTAGGTCTGTTCCTGCGCACTCGCCGCGAAGCGGTGACGCCCGCCCAGGTCGGCCTGCCCACCGGGCCCCGTCGCCGCACCCCCGGGCTGCGCCGCGCGGAACTGGCGACGCTGGCCGGAGTGAGCGTCGAGTACGTGACCCGCCTCGAGCAGGGCCGCGACCGCCACCCCTCGCCGCAGGTGCTGTCCGCACTGGCCGACGCGCTGCGCCTGAGTCCGTCCGAGCGCATCCACCTGCACCGCCTGAGCAAGGCCGCGGACACCGGGTTCAGCTGCATGGGCGGCGCGCAGCCGCAGCGCGGCATTCGCTCCACCATCCGGGCGATCCTGGACCGTCTCGAACCCGCGCCCGCCGTGGTGGTGAACAGCCTGACCGAGGTTCTCGCCTACACCGACGGCTACCACCGGCTGATGGCGCCGACCGGCCTGTTCACCGGCCCCGCCACCCCGGCGAACCTGTCCCGTTTCGTTTTCACCAGTCCCGGCGCCCGCGCCCTCTACCCGGACTGGGAGCACGCCGCCGACGAGATGGTCGCCAGGCTGAAGCAAGGCCCGTTCCGCGCGGACCCGCACATCGCCGCCCTCGCCGACGAGCTCACCGTCACCGTTGGCCCCGCGTTCGCCGACCGCGTAGACACCGTCCCCAGCCTGGCCGCCGCCACGGGCATCACCCGGTTCGCCCACCCCGAGGCCGGTCCCCTCCGCCTCGCCTACGAGATCCTCGACCTCTCCGCCGACGACGATCAGCACCTGATCGTCCACCTCCCGGCCGATGAAGCGACCGCCGCCGCCCTCGACAGACTCACCGGCCGCCGCCCCGGCGCGTTGCACGCGGTCTCCGGCTGACCGCGCCTGATCCCTCGACAATCGCAGGCCCGATGCCCTCGATCCCAACACACTCGGCTCGCCTTCACGAAACGCCCATTCAGGCGATCCACCGGCCCTGGGCCGCTCTCATTCCACCGGCGATATCTGCCACGTTCCTGCACGGGTCACGCCGCGCAACCCCGGCGACTGACAAAACATCAACTGCGCCAACGACGGTGGCCGCTTAGGGTAGAAACATGAGGCGTCCACCGCACCGCACCCTCCCGGAATCGGGCGGTCACCGAGCGCGGACCGCCGACGCAGCCCGCCCGTCTCAGCCCTCCGCCGCGCTGCGCACACGGACCGACGCCGTGCCGAACCCCGCCGCGCGCACTAGTGTGCTGCGGCCTCCGAGAGGCAGCTAGGCTTGACGATCGTGCATCCTGACGTTTCCGCTGATCTCGCCGAACTCGACGCCACTCTCAAGACAGTCGAATCGGTCCTCGACATCGAGGAGCTGCGCCGGCGAATCGACGAGCTCGAGCACCAGGCGGCGGATCCCGATCTGTGGAACGACCAGGACCACGCCCAGCAGGTGACCAGCGAACTCTCGCACGCGCAGGGCGAGCTGCGCCGGGTCGAGGAACTGCGCCAGCGACTCGAAGACCTGCCCGTCCTCTACGAGCTCGCCGAGGAGGAAGACGGCGAGGGCAAGGTCACCGCGCTGGCGGAGGCCGACGCCGAGCGGGCCGCGCTGCACGGTGACGTGGAGGCGATGGAGGTCCGCACCCTGCTGTCGGGTGAATACGACAAGCGTGACGCGCTGGTCAACATCCGTTCCGGCGCCGGTGGCGTGGATGCCGCCGACTGGGCCGAGATGCTGATGCGCATGTACATCCGGTGGGCCGACCGCCACAAGTACGCAGTCGAGGTGTACGACACCTCCTACGCCGAAGAAGCGGGTATCAAGAGCGCCACCTTCGCGGTGAAGACCCCGTACGCCTACGGCACCCTGTCGGTCGAGATGGGCACGCACCGACTGGTGCGGATCAGCCCGTTCGACAACCAGGGCCGCCGCCAGACCTCTTTTGCCGAGGTAGAGGTGCTGCCCGTAGTCGAGACCACCGACCACATCGAGATTCCCGAGACGGAGATCCGCGTTGACGTGTACCGCTCGTCGGGCCCCGGCGGCCAGAGCGTCAACACCACCGACTCCGCGGTCCGCATCACCCATCTACCCACCGGCATCGTGGTGACCTGCCAAAACGAGAAATCTCAGCTACAGAACAAGATCTCTGCCATGCGGGTGCTGCAGGCCAAACTGCTGGAGCGCAAGCGACAGGAGGAGCGCGCCGAAATGGACGCGCTGAAGACCAACGAGGGCGCGTCCTGGGGCAACCAGATGCGCTCCTACGTGCTGCACCCGTATCAGATGGTCAAGGACCTACGGACGAATTTCGAGGTCAACAACCCGTCGTCGGTACTCGACGGTGACATCGACGGGTTCATCGAGTCCGGTATCCGCTGGCGGATGCGAGAGCAGGCGAGCTAGATGAATATCGCGGGAATCCAGGCGGTCGCCTCCACCGGTTTCACCACCTGGCTGCGCGGTGCGGGGCTCGAGATCGTGCTGCTCATTCTCGGAGCGGTGCTGTTCAGCCGGTTCGCCACGTTCGCCCGAGACCGGGTCACTCGCAAGATCGACGCCGGATTCCGCAGCAGCGACGCGCTGGTTCGGACCGAGGCGGCCAAGCACCGGCATGCGCTGGCCCAGGTGCTCACATGGGTCGTGCTGACCATCGTCTATGTGCTGATCACCATGGAGGTGCTGCGGCGGCTCGGTTTCGCCGTGACCGGATTGGTCGCGCCCGCCGCCGTGCTCGGCGCCGCGCTCGGTTTCGGCGCGCAGCGCATCGTGCAGGACATTCTCGCCGGGTTCTTCCTGATCGCCGAGCGGCAGTACGGATTCGGCGATGTGGTCCGCATCGCGGTTACTGGATCCGCGGAGCATGCCGAAGGTACGGTCGAGGACGTCACGTTGCGGATCACCACCTTGCGCAACGCGGACGGTGAGGTGATCACCGTGCCCAATGGCCAGATTGTGAAAGTCACGAATCTGTCGAAGGATTGGGCGCGGGCCGCGATCGACGTGCCGGTGGCCGCGAGCGCCGACATCACCAGGGTCAACGAGATCCTGCACGAGGTCGGTACAAAGGCGTACGAAGACGCTCGCCTCAAGCCATTGCTGCTCGACGAGCCCACCGTCATGGGTGTGGAAGACCTGACCGTCGACCAGATGAACATCCGAATGGTTGCCCGCACGTTGCCAGGCAAACAATTCGAAGTCGGACGCGAACTGCGGGTGCGGGTAGCCGCGGCATTGCGCCGGGAGGGAATCAGTGAGACCACGTAGATCCACGGCGATCCTGATGGCAACCTGGGTCGCCACCTTTGTGCTGTACGTCATAATCAGACCGGATGAGACCACCTCCGCGCCGACCCCGGTGAACACCATTCCCGCAGCGGTGATTACGGAGCCGCCGATCCGCTGAGCGGCGCGGGATGCGCCGCCACCAGCCCGTCACCCGTGGTTGACGACGCAAGGTACGCGCGGCTGCTGGCTACACTGGCTCCCCGTGATCACCATGCGGAACGTCACCAAGTCGTACAAGACCTCGACGCGGCCCGCGCTGGACAACATCACCGTCGATGTGGGCAAGGGCGAGTTCGTCTTCATCATCGGACCGTCCGGCTCGGGCAAGTCGACCTTCATGCGGCTGCTGCTCAAAGAGGAATCCCCCACAGCGGGCGAGATCCAGGTTGCCGACTTCCGGGTCGACCGGCTGCCCAACCGCAGGGTGCCGAAGTTGCGCCAGCGGATGGGGTGCGTGTTCCAGGACTTCCGGCTGTTGCAGCAGAAGACGGTGTACCAAAACGTCGCGTTCGCGCTGGAGGTGATCGGCAAACGGCGCCAGTTCATCGACCGCACCGTCCCAGAGGTGCTGGACATGGTGGGACTCGGCGGCAAGGCCGATCGACTGCCAACGGAGCTATCCGGTGGCGAACAGCAGCGCGTGGCCATCGCACGAGCCTTCGTGAACCGGCCGCTGGTGTTGCTGGCCGACGAACCGACCGGCAACCTCGACCCCGACACCAGTGGCGACATCATGATGTTGCTGGAACGGATCAACCGCATCGGCACCACGGTGCTGATGGCGACGCACGACAACCACATCGTCGACGCGATGCGCAGGCGGGTGGTCGAACTCGACAACGGGCGTCTGGTGCGCGACGACGCGACCGGCGTCTACGGGGTGGGCCGATAATGCGCGCGAGCTTCCTGTTCAGCGAGGTCTTCGCGGGCCTGCGCCGCAACGTCACGATGACCATCGCGATGATCCTGACCACCGCGGTCTCGCTCACCATGCTCGGTGGCGGTCTGCTCGCGGTGCGCATCGCGGACAAGACCGAGCAGTACTTCCTCGACCGGCTCGAGGTGCGGCTGTATCTCACCGAGGACGTCTCGGCCAACGACCCGGACTGTTCGCAGGACCCGTGCCGATCGCTCATGGCCGATCTGAAGGCAACCAGCGGCGTGCAGTCGGTTCAGTTCCTCAACCGCGACGACGCGGTGCGCGAGGCCAAGGAGAAGACGTTCAAGGACCAGCCCGAGCTGGCCAAGTACGTCAGCGAGACGCCGCTGCCCGCGTCGCTGCGCGTGAAGATGGAGAATGCGGAGCTGTATCCGACGATCTACGAGAACTTCTACGACCGGCCGGGCGTCGGGATGGTGCGCAATGACAAGGACATCGTGGACCGGCTGGTCAGCCTGTTCGACGGGTTGCGCAACGCGGCGTTCGGTATGGCTGTGCTGCAGGCGCTGGCAGCGCTGCTGCTGATCGCGAACATGGTACAGATCGCCGCGTTCACCAGGCGCACCGAAGTGGGCATCATGCGGTTGGTGGGCGCGACGCGGTGGTACACCCAGCTGCCGTTCCTGCTGGAGGCGGTGGTCGCCGCGCTGGCCGGATCGCTGCTCGCGATGCTCGGCCTGCTCACCGCGCGGCCGCTGGTGATGGACCGCGCCCTGGGCGACCTGTTTTCCAGCAAGGTGTTCCCGCGCATCACCGGCGACGACATCGCGATGACCGCGCTGGTCATCGCGCCCGTCGGCGTGGTGTTCGCCGCCCTCACGGCATACGCGACACTGCGGTATTACGTCCGCGAGTAAGCACCCCGGCC
The DNA window shown above is from Nocardia sp. NBC_01730 and carries:
- a CDS encoding mechanosensitive ion channel family protein, with amino-acid sequence MNIAGIQAVASTGFTTWLRGAGLEIVLLILGAVLFSRFATFARDRVTRKIDAGFRSSDALVRTEAAKHRHALAQVLTWVVLTIVYVLITMEVLRRLGFAVTGLVAPAAVLGAALGFGAQRIVQDILAGFFLIAERQYGFGDVVRIAVTGSAEHAEGTVEDVTLRITTLRNADGEVITVPNGQIVKVTNLSKDWARAAIDVPVAASADITRVNEILHEVGTKAYEDARLKPLLLDEPTVMGVEDLTVDQMNIRMVARTLPGKQFEVGRELRVRVAAALRREGISETT
- a CDS encoding helix-turn-helix transcriptional regulator, with protein sequence MSDNELGLFLRTRREAVTPAQVGLPTGPRRRTPGLRRAELATLAGVSVEYVTRLEQGRDRHPSPQVLSALADALRLSPSERIHLHRLSKAADTGFSCMGGAQPQRGIRSTIRAILDRLEPAPAVVVNSLTEVLAYTDGYHRLMAPTGLFTGPATPANLSRFVFTSPGARALYPDWEHAADEMVARLKQGPFRADPHIAALADELTVTVGPAFADRVDTVPSLAAATGITRFAHPEAGPLRLAYEILDLSADDDQHLIVHLPADEATAAALDRLTGRRPGALHAVSG
- a CDS encoding NADPH-dependent FMN reductase, producing the protein MSNAPLKLAVIIGSVRDGRFGPVVASWFTEQARRHDAFDVDVIDLAEAHLPLELPAVSPALEPNPQRPEGMIELTRRLTAADAFVIVTPDYNRSIPAALKAAIDWHYTQWDAKAIGFVGYSGASGGLLAIEHLRQIFNELNAHTVRDYVSFPRYYLLFDAEGRLLEPDEPAAAAAAMLDQLLWWAGALNTARAVQAAA
- the ftsX gene encoding permease-like cell division protein FtsX; the encoded protein is MRASFLFSEVFAGLRRNVTMTIAMILTTAVSLTMLGGGLLAVRIADKTEQYFLDRLEVRLYLTEDVSANDPDCSQDPCRSLMADLKATSGVQSVQFLNRDDAVREAKEKTFKDQPELAKYVSETPLPASLRVKMENAELYPTIYENFYDRPGVGMVRNDKDIVDRLVSLFDGLRNAAFGMAVLQALAALLLIANMVQIAAFTRRTEVGIMRLVGATRWYTQLPFLLEAVVAALAGSLLAMLGLLTARPLVMDRALGDLFSSKVFPRITGDDIAMTALVIAPVGVVFAALTAYATLRYYVRE
- the prfB gene encoding peptide chain release factor 2, with translation MHPDVSADLAELDATLKTVESVLDIEELRRRIDELEHQAADPDLWNDQDHAQQVTSELSHAQGELRRVEELRQRLEDLPVLYELAEEEDGEGKVTALAEADAERAALHGDVEAMEVRTLLSGEYDKRDALVNIRSGAGGVDAADWAEMLMRMYIRWADRHKYAVEVYDTSYAEEAGIKSATFAVKTPYAYGTLSVEMGTHRLVRISPFDNQGRRQTSFAEVEVLPVVETTDHIEIPETEIRVDVYRSSGPGGQSVNTTDSAVRITHLPTGIVVTCQNEKSQLQNKISAMRVLQAKLLERKRQEERAEMDALKTNEGASWGNQMRSYVLHPYQMVKDLRTNFEVNNPSSVLDGDIDGFIESGIRWRMREQAS
- the ftsE gene encoding cell division ATP-binding protein FtsE, with protein sequence MITMRNVTKSYKTSTRPALDNITVDVGKGEFVFIIGPSGSGKSTFMRLLLKEESPTAGEIQVADFRVDRLPNRRVPKLRQRMGCVFQDFRLLQQKTVYQNVAFALEVIGKRRQFIDRTVPEVLDMVGLGGKADRLPTELSGGEQQRVAIARAFVNRPLVLLADEPTGNLDPDTSGDIMMLLERINRIGTTVLMATHDNHIVDAMRRRVVELDNGRLVRDDATGVYGVGR
- a CDS encoding NAD-dependent epimerase/dehydratase family protein, translated to MSLHVVAGAGSTGSRTALLLAEAGDRVRLVSRRGLGPEHPSIERVVGDTTDADGLAALTEGARTLINTTWPAYDRWPTDFPPIATSLLAAAELADANYVSLSNSYGYGLVDGPMTEGLPMSPIAAKGAVRARMWLDALAAHDAGRVRVTEVRAASYLGRDAGSVFNFLVTLKVIAGQPASYPGDPDALKSWSYVDDVARTLATVARDDRAWGRAWHVPSTVMSLRDLVARLAKVAGAPEPQLVPMSRVDLAWAGATDPISAELIEMLYQFEHPDVLDSSLTQRTFGLSPTLIDEVLADTALFGTSAV
- the hisN gene encoding histidinol-phosphatase; its protein translation is MAVYSSYSSDLELALRLADAADAITRARFGALDLKVDAKPDLTPVSDADLAVEKAIRQVLSETRQADAVLGEEFGGAAEFSGRQWVVDPIDGTKNFVRRVPIWATLIALLEDGEPVVGVVSAPALARRWWAAAGSGAWSSFESGAAKEISVSAVGELSSASLAFSSLSGWRDRGLRDDFITLTDDVWRVRGYGDFLSYCLVAEGAVDIATEPEVSLWDLAALDILVREAGGRFTSLDGKPGPHGGDAIATNGLLHDEVRDRFRG